A region from the Oncorhynchus keta strain PuntledgeMale-10-30-2019 chromosome 5, Oket_V2, whole genome shotgun sequence genome encodes:
- the LOC118384493 gene encoding probable phosphatase phospho1 isoform X1 yields MNCFGSPPGEDVIPPRSRRSANNMAANSATPPSDRRFLIIFDFDETIVNESSDDVVVQAAPGQNLPAWLKDTYRPGHYNEYMQRVLAYMAEKGVPESAIRSVIEKIPASPGMLALFQFLRHRPPQDFEVVLVSDANTFFIESWLRRVGARQLFVKIFTNPATFDKDGRLVLRPFHSHSCLRCPENMCKQVILRDYVMRRTQERGRPFQRVFYVGDGANDFCPSLILGPRDTAFARRDYPMHRLITEIHEARPGEFKAVTVPWASGDDVVERLRKHAEEK; encoded by the coding sequence ATGAACTGCTTTGGCTCTCCCCCAGGCGAGGACGTTATCCCCCCACGTTCCAGACGCTCTGCAAACAACATGGCCGCCAACTCAGCAACACCCCCCTCTGACAGGCGCTTCCTCATCATCTTCGACTTTGACGAGACCATTGTGAATGAGAGCAGTGATGATGTGGTGGTGCAGGCAGCACCAGGGCAGAACCTCCCCGCCTGGCTGAAGGACACATACCGGCCGGGCCACTACAACGAGTACATGCAGCGCGTGCTAGCCTACATGGCAGAGAAGGGCGTGCCCGAGAGCGCCATCCGCTCTGTCATCGAGAAGATCCCCGCCTCTCCCGGCATGCTGGCCCTGTTCCAGTTCCTCCGCCACCGCCCTCCGCAGGACTTTGAGGTGGTTCTGGTGTCTGATGCCAACACCTTCTTCATCGAGTCCTGGCTCCGCCGCGTTGGGGCCCGACAGCTCTTCGTCAAGATCTTCACCAACCCTGCCACCTTCGACAAGGATGGCCGGCTGGTGCTGCGCCCCTTCCACTCCCACAGCTGCCTGCGCTGCCCGGAGAACATGTGCAAGCAGGTGATCTTGAGGGACTATGTGATGAGGCGGACGCAGGAGCGTGGGCGGCCGTTCCAGAGGGTATTTTACGTGGGCGATGGGGCCAACGACTTCTGCCCGTCACTGATCCTGGGCCCCCGGGACACGGCGTTCGCCCGGCGGGACTACCCCATGCACCGGCTGATCACTGAGATCCACGAGGCCAGGCCGGGGGAGTTCAAGGCTGTCACTGTGCCATGGGCCAGTGGGGATGATGTGGTGGAGCGACTCAGGAAGCACGCAGAGGAGAAATAA
- the LOC118384493 gene encoding probable phosphatase phospho1 isoform X2 → MAANSATPPSDRRFLIIFDFDETIVNESSDDVVVQAAPGQNLPAWLKDTYRPGHYNEYMQRVLAYMAEKGVPESAIRSVIEKIPASPGMLALFQFLRHRPPQDFEVVLVSDANTFFIESWLRRVGARQLFVKIFTNPATFDKDGRLVLRPFHSHSCLRCPENMCKQVILRDYVMRRTQERGRPFQRVFYVGDGANDFCPSLILGPRDTAFARRDYPMHRLITEIHEARPGEFKAVTVPWASGDDVVERLRKHAEEK, encoded by the coding sequence ATGGCCGCCAACTCAGCAACACCCCCCTCTGACAGGCGCTTCCTCATCATCTTCGACTTTGACGAGACCATTGTGAATGAGAGCAGTGATGATGTGGTGGTGCAGGCAGCACCAGGGCAGAACCTCCCCGCCTGGCTGAAGGACACATACCGGCCGGGCCACTACAACGAGTACATGCAGCGCGTGCTAGCCTACATGGCAGAGAAGGGCGTGCCCGAGAGCGCCATCCGCTCTGTCATCGAGAAGATCCCCGCCTCTCCCGGCATGCTGGCCCTGTTCCAGTTCCTCCGCCACCGCCCTCCGCAGGACTTTGAGGTGGTTCTGGTGTCTGATGCCAACACCTTCTTCATCGAGTCCTGGCTCCGCCGCGTTGGGGCCCGACAGCTCTTCGTCAAGATCTTCACCAACCCTGCCACCTTCGACAAGGATGGCCGGCTGGTGCTGCGCCCCTTCCACTCCCACAGCTGCCTGCGCTGCCCGGAGAACATGTGCAAGCAGGTGATCTTGAGGGACTATGTGATGAGGCGGACGCAGGAGCGTGGGCGGCCGTTCCAGAGGGTATTTTACGTGGGCGATGGGGCCAACGACTTCTGCCCGTCACTGATCCTGGGCCCCCGGGACACGGCGTTCGCCCGGCGGGACTACCCCATGCACCGGCTGATCACTGAGATCCACGAGGCCAGGCCGGGGGAGTTCAAGGCTGTCACTGTGCCATGGGCCAGTGGGGATGATGTGGTGGAGCGACTCAGGAAGCACGCAGAGGAGAAATAA
- the LOC118384492 gene encoding zinc finger protein 652-like produces MKSCQSLKGEVSSPGGMSQEGRKTQQVAQSYYHSPAPDLDLTGKLYKREGGGKPYSVLVDNKMTAKTPMGDQTPSQLSPQHVTSPQQQYYREGTVGQEGGAQGAQAGNGGTSEDSEEEELSFNREQIIVEVNLNNQTLNVSKGDKSAPQTDASERHCSEEEEEEEDEEDVEEDEVEEEEEIESRRTRAKRARRGVVPTTSQSRRKAQCTALSTTGMTTRGRRKKTTQPPKRTRRNAREGKGTPSTGSATGDKADGEERETLACEKCPRVFNTRWYLEKHMNVTHRRMQICDKCGKKFVLESELALHQQTDCEKNIQCVSCNKSFKKLWSLHEHIKIVHGYAEKKFACEICDKKFYTMAHVRKHMVAHTKDMPFTCETCGKSFKRSMSLKVHSLQHSGEKPFRCENCAERFQYKYQLRSHMSIHIGHKQFMCQWCGKDFNMKQYFDEHMKTHTGEKPFICEICGKSFTSRPNMKRHRRTHTGEKPYPCELCSQRFRFSNMLKAHKEKCFRVTSPVTLQASSLPLPLHLSAISSSGPGPGLAPLAATTSAPLGLSPTGGALPPRAPVGHPTFSHLHMTPSHHLPHHQTSQQQQHHPGTPLQALPLPHHLLPVPPVSPPPALFKSEPLTHCGQEDSSYLRYMAPQDKGPGAPQHH; encoded by the exons ATGAAATCCTGCCAGAGCCTGAAGGGAGAGGTGTCCAGCCCAGGTGGGATGTCACAGGAGGGGCGCAAAACGCAGCAAGTGGCCCAGTCCTATTACCACTCCCCCGCCCCAGACCTGGACCTAACGGGAAAGCTGTACAAGCGGGAGGGCGGGGGCAAGCCTTACTCTGTGCTAGTGGACAACAAGATGACAGCCAAGACCCCCATGGGTGACCAGACTCCCAGTCAGCTGTCCCCGCAGCATGTTACCTCCCCCCAGCAGCAGTACTACAGAGAGGGGACAGTAGGGCAGGAGGGGGGCGCGCAGGGGGCCCAGGCAGGCAATGGGGGCACCTCCGAGGACTCAGAGGAAGAGGAGTTGTCATTCAATCGGGAGCAGATCATCGTGGAGGTCAACCTGAACAATCAGACACTTAATGTATCAAAGGGGGACAAGTCTGCCCCCCAAACCGATGCCTCAGAGAGACACTgcagcgaggaggaggaggaggaagaagatgagGAAGATGTGGAAGAAGATGAagttgaagaggaggaagaaataGAGAGTCGTAGAACGAGAGCCAAGAGGGCTCGGCGTGGGGTGGTCCCCACTACCAGCCAGTCCCGGAGGAAGGCCCAGTGCACCGCTCTGAGTACCACCGGCATGACCACCAGGGGCCGACGGAAGAAGACCACCCAGCCGCCTAAGAGGACACGCCGGAATGCCAGGGAGGGCAAGGGGACACCCTCAACTGGCTCTGCCACAGGGGATAAAGCGGATGGGGAGGAGCGGGAGACGCTGGCGTGTGAAAAGTGCCCCCGTGTCTTCAACACCCGCTGGTACCTGGAGAAGCACATGAATGTCACACACAGACGCATGCAAATCTGTGACAAGTGTGGCAAGAAGTTTGTCCTGGAGAGTGAGCTGGCCTTACACCAGCAGACTGACTGTGAAAAGAACATCCAG TGCGTCTCCTGCAACAAGTCTTTCAAGAAGCTGTGGTCGCTGCACGAGCACATCAAGATCGTGCACGGCTACGCAGAGAAGAAGTTTGCCTGTGAGATCTGTGACAAGAAGTTCTACACGATGGCTCATGTCCGCAAGCACATGGTTG CTCACACTAAAGACATGCCGTTCACCTGTGAGACATGTGGCAAGTCGTTCAAGCGCAGCATGTCCCTGAAGGTTCACTCGCTGCAGCACTCTGGGGAGAAGCCCTTCCGCTGTGAG AACTGTGCTGAGAGGTTCCAGTATAAGTACCAGCTACGCTCCCACATGAGCATCCACATCGGACACAAGCAGTTCATGTGTCAGTGGTGTGGCAAGGACTTCAACATGAAGCAGTACTTTGACGAgcacatgaaaacacacacag GAGAGAAGCCATTCATCTGTGAGATCTGTGGGAAGAGCTTCACCAGCCGGCCCAATATGAAGCGCCACCGCCGCacccacacaggagagaagccctaCCCCTGCGAGTTGTGCAGCCAGCGCTTCCGCTTCTCCAACATGCTCAAGGCCCACAAGGAGAAGTGCTTCCGGGTCACCAGCCCTGTGACCCTGCAGGCCAGcagcctccccctgcctctccacctctctgccaTCTCCTCCTCTGGCCCCGGCCCGGGCCTCGCCCCCTTAGCTGCCACCACCTCCGCCCCTCTGGGCCTCAGCCCGACAGGGGGGGCTCTTCCCCCACGCGCACCCGTGGGCCACCCCACCTTCTCCCATCTGCACATGACCCCCTCTCACCATCTCCCTCACCACCAAACGTCGCAACAACAGCAGCACCACCCCGGCACGCCCCTGCAAGCACTCCCTCTGCCCCACCACCTCCTGCCTGTGCCCCCCGTCTCCCCTCCCCCCGCGCTCTTCAAGAGCGAGCCTCTCACCCACTGTGGGCAGGAGGACAGCAGCTACCTGCGTTACATGGCACCGCAGGACAAGGGGCCTGGGGCTCCCCAGCATCACTGA
- the LOC118384494 gene encoding prohibitin 1, giving the protein MAKLFESIGKLGLALAVGGGVVNSALFNVDAGHRAVIFDRFRGVQDAVVGEGTHFLIPWVQKPIIFDCRSRPRNVPVITGSKDLQNVNITLRILFRPVTSQLPRIFTSIGEDYDERVLPSITTEVLKSVVARFDAGELITQRELVSRQVSDDLTERANTFGLILDDVSLTHLTFGKEFTEAVEMKQVAQQEAERARFVVEKAEQQKQAAIISAEGDSQAALLIANSLQEAGDGLVELRKLEAAEDIAFQLSRSRNITYLPAGQGTLLQLPQ; this is encoded by the exons ATGGCGAAACTATTTGAATCCATCGGGAAGTTGGGGCTGGCCCTCGCCGTTGGTGGAGGTGTTGTGAACTCTGCCCTCTTCAATG TTGACGCAGGTCATCGGGCAGTTATATTTGACAGGTTCCGGGGAGTGCAAGATGCCGTAGTTGGCGAGGGAACCCACTTCCTCATTCCCTGGGTACAGAAGCCTATCATCTTTGACTGTCGTTCTCGTCCACGCAATGTGCCTGTCATCACAGGCAGCAAAG atctgcagAATGTAAACATCACACTGCGCATCCTCTTCCGGCCAGTGACTAGCCAGCTCCCACGCATCTTCACCAGCATCGGAGAGGACTACGATGAGAGGGTACTGCCGTCCATCACCACAGAGGTCCTCAAGTCTGTGGTG GCCCGGTTTGATGCCGGTGAGCTCATCACCCAGAGAGAGCTGGTGTCTCGGCAGGTCAGTGACGACCTGACAGAAAGAGCCAACACCTTCGGCCTCATCTTGGATGACGTCTCACTG ACACACTTGACGTTCGGTAAGGAGTTCACAGAGGCTGTTGAGATGAAGCAGGTGGCTCAGCAGGAGGCTGAGAGGGCCAGGTTTGTCGTGGAGAAG GCTGAGCAACAGAAACAGGCAGCCATCATCTCAGCGGAGGGTGACTCTCAGGCCGCCCTGCTCATTGCTAACTCCCTGCAGGAGGCTGGAGACGGACTGGTAGAGCTGCGTAAGCTGGAGGCTGCCGAGGACATCGCCTTCCAGCTGTCCCGCTCCCGCAACATCACCTACCTGCCTGCCGGCCAGGGCACACTCCTCCAGCTGCCCCAGTGA
- the LOC118384495 gene encoding uncharacterized protein LOC118384495: protein MAEQCRTVRVSGLPTDIKEDRLTDKLYIYFLRARNGGGEIAHVTIVKATPGSALITFEDIGVARSVLQHGRHILMVDGKKYELTLTEPHKDLNPNKVILSMSVTLDYSQLPGGKAALTSLDRSHDLQIRYNNPEHICTLQGLYSQVQAALAQILGLPGVLASTDTPPAGANGVLGVLTRGTRGQVKRTHTQEAADHHRRGDEQSDRGSGPLRDFTSGGQGWEGEGTAQAERGAVSLSEEPPMVEEDLSLIMDADLFHYLQWHCGGEYQEILSQHGVEVVDVTAEGLTTLFLQRVPGVGDIGQESLSGARADLSRLYQENESRLRRAQLPKSVLSPSVGLSRAMEGLRVRLPKLLLSEDDRNIYIVGNSSDVSEAKQFLLLGEREEAVEDVASLLPSPSSTSGSSKPGEEERLTPTLSSTAGTPLDARVDKLLKQYETEKRTEGARGYKFAPRFKALGPAGLGTRPRDTVMVGDTSPSVRPGFGPMLGHDLFGSDRAGSGVGGLYRQGTQGSGEDILFKRGDPLFTPSSMENGLFLSSSPTDLVQQGETAPFTSTLNTLSGGTTISTSGSGSTLKRASSFSGRARSKVQDPGQSEAEKATTRARWSNSLDRRNAYSAELTVSMVIWNYMKEAYATRIQDMTSDLQMRESQSDKSSDITVILKGADSSVLHTCQLEMQRLVAMVKTDFCLQELRLAELGVSDPADETLEVCCAEVRQRFKKVSIQTMRDSVFLIGPKQLCSQVGAALREVFPGETGQRGGQEDFSVPSTSTFNQFSPFQVNGIQNSTQFQTNSPQWMSETQRGGEEGPGANRKKNDVQRSDSSKRMRNSESEHKNTVVSQSPARKDPVIKERVEREGTMEADGSKTDTFLSHSAIGNGGRPGAVNGGGTNQDMVAPPKESNMRSGVTQKDNNRQFSGAENQERPGSRGALTRHGLGRSSLSGARTQICVCGESGASVTRTGCGMTLCTQCLLKAHVQCRVCPKAEVAVPQGVQGNMSYAEMPFSLPGHGRDAVVKITYSIPDGIQGEGHPSPGSAFRGGVFEAYLPLCERTRKLLPRLEKAFRLGLTFTVTGREPGARVSWDSIPHKTSLQGGKSGNGYPDSTYLSRLSEVLRAHGIEEDPAKSQVTNKT, encoded by the exons ATGGCGGAGCAGTGCAGGACAGTAAGGGTGAGTGGCCTGCCCACTGATATAAAGGAGGACCGGCTGACAGACAAGCTATACATCTACTTCCTGAGGGccaggaatggaggaggggaaATAGCACATGTCACCATTGTCAAGGCAACACCCGGCTCTGCTCTCATCACCTTTGAGGACATTGGAG TGGCAAGGAGCGTGCTTCAACATGGCCGACACATTCTGATGGTGGACGGGAAGAAGTATGAACTCACCTTGACTGAACCTCACAAAGACCTGAACCCAAATAAG GTCATCTTGAGCATGTCTGTTACTTTGGACTACAGCCAGCTACCTGGAGGAAAGGCAGCATTGACCAGCCTTGACAGGAGTCATGATCTCCAGATCCGCTATAACAACCCAGAGCATATCTGCACCTTGCAGGGCCTCTACTCCCAGGTCCAGGCTGCACTGGCCCAAATACTGGGGCTCCCTGGGGTCCTGGCCTCCACAGATACACCCCCAGCTGGGGCCAATGGTGTTCTGGGAGTCCTTACTAGAGGCACTAGGGGCCAAGTGAAAAGGACTCATACCCAGGAGGCAGCAGACCATCACAGGAGAGGTGATGAGCAAAGTGATCGAGGCTCAGGCCCACTTAGGGACTTTACGTCTGGAGGTCAGggctgggagggggaggggacagCCCAGGCAGAGAGGGGTGCTGTGAGTCTGTCTGAGGAACCCCCCATGGTGGAAGAGGACCTCTCCCTGATCATGGATGCAGACTTGTTCCACTACCTGCAGTGGCACTGTGGAGGGGAGTACCAGGAGATCCTCAGCCAGCATGGGGTAGAGGTGGTGGACGTGACCGCTGAGGGTCTGACCACCCTGTTCCTACAGAGAGTACCCGGGGTGGGGGACATTGGGCAGGAGAGTCTGAGTGGGGCTCGTGCGGACCTGAGCCGGCTCTACCAGGAGAACGAGTCCAGGCTCCGGCGAGCCCAGCTGCCCAAGagtgtcctctctcccagcgtaGGCCTGTCCAGGGCCATGGAGGGCCTGCGGGTCAGGCTGCCCAAGTTGCTGCTCAGTGAGGATGACAGGAACATCTACATAGTTGGCAACAGCAGCGACGTGTCCGAAGCCAAACAGTTCCTCctcctgggggagagagaggaggcggtGGAGGATGTAGCCAGCTTGTTACCATCTCCCTCATCCACATCTGGTTCCTCCAAgccaggggaagaggagagactcacacccactctctcctccacagcAGGAACACCCCTGGACGCCAGGGTAGATAAGCTGCTCAAGCAAtatgagacagagaagaggacagagggggCCCGAGGGTATAAGTTTGCCCCCCGCTTCAAGGCATTAGGGCCGGCTGGGCTAGGGACCAGACCTAGGGACACAGTGATGGTAGGGGACACATCTCCAAGTGTACGACCAGGTTTTGGACCCATGTTAGGCCATGACCTGTTTGGCTCAGACAGAGCAGGGTCAGGTGTTGGGGGACTCTACAGGCAAGGTACACAGGGTAGTGGAGAGGATATCCTGTTCAAGAGAGGTGACCCCCTGTTCACCCCTTCCTCTATGGAGAATGGACTCTTCCTGAGCTCATCACCAACAGACCTTGTGCAGCAGGGTGAGACAGCCCCATTCACCTCAACTCTGAACACCTTGTCAGGGGGCACCACCATCTCAACCTCCGGGTCAGGGTCCACCCTAAAGCGGGCCAGTAGTTTCTCTGGGCGGGCCAGGTCCAAGGTCCAGGACCCAGGACAGAGTGAAGCTGAGAAAGCCACAACCAGAGCCAGGTGGTCCAATAGTTTGGACAGGAGAAATGCCTACAGTGCAGAGCTAACCGTCTCCATGGTGATATGGAATTACATGAAGGAGGCCTACGCCACCCGTATACAGGACATGACCTCTGACCTGCAGATGAGGGAGAGCCAATCAGACAAAAGCAGTGACATCACTGTCATCCTTAAGGGGGCGGACTCATCTGTGCTGCACACCTGTCAGTTGGAGATGCAGAGGCTGGTTGCCATGGTGAAGACAGACTTCTGTTTGCAGGAGTTGCGTCTGGCTGAGTTAGGCGTGTCTGACCCAGCAGATGAGACTTTAGAGGTGTGCTGTGCTGAGGTGAGGCAACGGTTCAAGAAGGTCTCCATCCAGACAATGAGAGATAGTGTGTTTCTGATCGGCCCCAAGCAGCTGTGCTCCCAAGTGGGTGCAGCACTGAGGGAGGTGTTCCCTGGGGAGACTGGCCAGAGGGGGGGACAAGAGGACTTCTCTGTCCCATCTACCTCCACTTTCAATCAGTTCAGTCCATTTCAGGTGAATGGGATCCAGAACTCCACACAATTTCAGACCAATAGCCCTCAGTGGATGTCTGAGACTCagcgagggggagaggaggggcctGGTGCCAACAGGAAGAAGAATGATGTCCAAAGGAGTGATTCTTCCAAGAGGATGAGGAACAGCGAATCAGAACACAAGAACACAGTTGTCAGCCAATCACCAGCGAGGAAAGACCCTGTCAtaaaggagagagtggagagggaaggGACCATGGAGGCAGACGGGAGCAAGACTGACACATTTCTCAGCCATTCAGCGATAGGCAATGGAGGAAGGCCCGGAGCAGTGAATGGTGGCGGTACCAATCAAGACATGGTCGCGCCCCCAAAAGAAAGCAACATGAGATCCGGAGTGACCCAGAAGGACAACAACAGACAGTTTAGTGGAGCAGAGAACCAGGAGAGGCCCGGGTCACGGGGAGCGCTGACACGTCACGGCCTGGGAAGGTCTAGTCTGTCTGGGGCACGGACacagatctgtgtgtgtggggagagtgGGGCGTCAGTGACGAGGACAGGGTGTGGGATGACCCTGTGCACACAGTGCCTTCTCAAAGCCCACGTCCAATGCAGGGTTTGCCCCAAGGCTGAGGTGGCAGTTCCACAGGGCGTCCAGGGTAACATGAGCTACGCTGAGATGCCCTTCAGCCTGCCAGGCCATGGCAGAGACGCCGTCGTTAAGATCACCTACAGCATCCCAGATGGCATTCAGGGG